The genomic stretch ACCGTGGAGAGGAAAGACCTCCAGAAGGCGGACATCACCGAGGCTCTGCGGGAGATCCGCTGCGAGCTGGAGGGTCACTCCAACCAGAACCTGCAGCAGGTGGAAGGCTGGTTCATGTGCCGTTACGCCAAGCTCACCGAGGCTGCAGAGCAGAACAAGGACGCCATAAAGTCCGCTCGGGATGAGATAAACGACTACCGCCGCCAGCTGCAATCCAAGACGGTGGAGCTGGAGTCTGTCCGCGGGACGAGAGAGTCTCTTGAGAGGCAGCTGAATGACATCGAGGACCGCCACAACAGCGACCTGGCCAGCCTGCAGGTAAAGAAACAGCTCCGAGGCAGACAGAGCCGTGCGTAATGCCCTGAGAAGACCTTTTAAACGGTATCTGTTTCATTGTAGGAAAGGggatttattttatgttgtgcgatttaacaaacttttttaaacaaactacaATTAAAAGGTAACAATCAGGGTTTGAGTTATCATGTAAACGtattttaatgtgatttatgtgtcattgaaTTATATTTATGTGACGCAGTTTCACTTGAGGGTCTCACATACAGCAAAAGTTGTGAATACAATTCAAAAagatcacatttatttattttctatcgTGTTTGAGGGTCTACAAACATTTTCTGCTCCCTAATGTTTGCTATGAGCTCATCGTTCAGCATTACTCAGCGCTGCAAGTGTCATGAAATGGTTAAATGGGAGACTCTGcagcagtctctctctctctctctctctctctctctctctctctctctctctctctctcttgctgaGTCAGAGGCCTGGGTCGATGCCTTTACTGGCTTCGTCCTTACATCACACCACTGAGATTCTGGGGTAGGGGCGGGGGTGTATTGATAAATGTGGAGGCTGTCCTTGAAAAGGAGGCATTCAGAATCTCTAGAATACTGTATTGCGTCAGAATAAATTAAAGCAACAGCTTTTGGTGCACAGACTACAGAGTCTTCAAAATCTGCACGGATGACTTAGAAGCATTAGTTAACTGCATAAAGCCAATTATGAAAATGAATTGTAAAACTGTTAACCATCGTTGCAAGGGGCCCAGTAATCCATGAGTAGAGATTGAAAATCTTcacaaataaatctgaaaaaagcTTCACTTGACCTGCACATACTTGCTGTGTTTAATCCACCTTGTATTGCATGTACCCTGTTTTTCCTCAGGAGACAATTCACCAGCTGGATAATGAGCTCAAGAGCACCAAATGGGAAATGGCTCGTCATCTGCGTGAGTACCAGGACCTGCTCAATGTCAAGATGGCCTTGGACATTGAGATTGCTGCATACAGGTATatactttcattcatttttatattttaaaagtagCTACAAAAATCACCTACAGTAATTTTCCTCATCCTTTTAAATTCTCAATGACAAATGTGTCATATTTATCCTGCCAGGAAACTCCTAGAAGGTGAGGAGACCCACTTCAGCACTTTCCCCTATCGCCAGGCCACCAAAATCTCAAAGTCTAAATCAGACGCTCCCAAGCTGAAGGTGCAGCACAAGTTTGTGGAGGAGATCATTGAAGAGACAAGGGTGGAGGATGACAAAACCGACATCGATGAGGCCCTGGCGGAGATAGCGCAAGAGCTGTCTGCCAAACTCGGAgatgagggggaggaagaggaaggggatGAGCAAGGTGAGGGAGCTGAGGCAGAGGGCGAGGGGGatgagggagagggggaggttgaggaggaggaagttGTAGCCGCCACCGAAGCCAAAGTTAGCTCAAGCGCACCCACAAAggacgaagaggaggatgaCGATGACGGAAAAGGtgatgaggaagatgaggaggagggtgaaggtgaagaggagggagaaaaggaagaagaaggtgAGGGGGATGatgagggagaaaagggagATGATGCAGAGGGAGGCGATGAAGGacaagagggaggagaggaagaggaggaagttgAGGAGACAGTGCTGTGCTCCAAAACTCCAGAGTCTAAAGCCTCTCCTGACAAAGAGAAGGCCGAAGACAAGGAGGCCAGCGGTGGAGAGGAAGACGCTGGCGCTGAGGCAGAGGGTGGAGATCAGGATGAAGATGCAGGAAGTGATAAAGCGTCCAAAAGTGACGATGAGAAAGAGGACGCagacaaaggaaagaaagaggaaaaagatgaGAAGAAAGTAAAAGAAGAGAAATCAGATGAAGTCATTGCTAAGGCAGAAGCTCCGAAAACAGAATCTGCTAAATCTGAGGCCCAGAAGGAAGAGCCTGCCAAGAAGGAAGAGCCTGCCCAGAAGGAAGAGCCTGCCAAGAAGGAAGTTTCAAAACCCACATCTCTAAAGCCTGAATCTCCTAAGCCTGCATCCCCCAAGTCTGAATCACCTAAACCTGAGTCTCCTAAATCAGAATCCCCGAAACCTTCATCTCCAAAGCCTGATTCCCCCAAAGAAGACTCCCCCAAAACTGGATCCCCAAAACCAAGCTCTCCGAAATCTGAGTCGCCTAAATCAGAATCCCCAAAACCTGGATCTCCAAAAGCTGAATCCCCAAAGAAAGAGACTGCCAAGCCTGAGGCTCCGAAGGCTGCTGAAGAGAAATCAGAGAAAACGAGCGACTCCACAGAAGACAAGAAGCTAGAAAAGAAGGATGTTGCTATGAATGGCGATGTCGACAAGAGCAGCCCAGAGGAGAAAGGGAAGAAAGATGAGGATAAAGAATCGGACGTAATCGCTAATGGTGTGGACGAGAGCCCAGTCAAGGATGACGGCAGCCAGAAGGTGGTGATCACCAAAACCGTGGAGACCATCACCACAGGAGAGGACGGATCCAAGCACGTCACCAAATCCATCACTGTGACCGAGACAATGAAGGAGGTGGAAGAAGTTGAGGAGCTGGTGCAGGAGAAGCTTGTCACCAGCAAGAAGACGGAGAAGCACTCCACCCAGTCTGTCAAGCAGGTGACCGAGGCTGACTGAGCAGCAACCAGGCGGCTGatccagcagaggaggaggaggagagggccaGAGGAGAAGACCCGAAGATAAGCAATCAACCCAGAACTAACATAACAAAGAAAATCATACAGCTAGAGCGACGTAATAAAGTTAACCACtctcaaacatacaaaacaaagcATAGAGAGAAGCCAAAACCTTAATGCTTCCAACTTCAAAAAATGCATGTTGAGTGACAGCTTTAAATGGGCTTCGCTGCAAACGCGGTCAGGAGCAAGCGACTGAGACATTTTATCCTCTTTTTGTTTCGTTCTGCAGTTCACTGGAGATATTacagcgagggagggaggggggtctCTGCATGCTAGCTCAGGAGAGGGGAAGATTTTCCTCTCGTATCAGTATGTATGGTAGaaatacactttaaaaagaATACATATGTAAAAGGAAACACATGTTATTTGGGTGGGAGAGTGAGAGAATTATTATTAGAGTTGAGAAGTATTTTGAGATTTAAGTAACAGGAAGGGGAAAGACAGGTGGGAGGGTCTTACTGAAGAAGCCTTACTTGACATGGTAAGATACCAACTGAGCCAAAAAGAAAGtgacaacaaatacacaacatacaGTCAAGAAAGAGACAGTCAGGGATATGATAAACACAGGACCATATACATCCAGTAACTGAAGCAGTTCAAGCTTAACGAAACCTGAAGAAACTCCTAGCCTTAAACATGCTTTTTATCTGTGTCTGTTATGTTAACCTGAGtgcaactgaaaaataaaaatgtaaatgcgCACATACATGCATTCTTGTATGCATAGGATGGACTTGaatttaaatacagaaataaatgagGTGCTACTGTTTGCAATCCCATGACTTTACTCATCATGAACGATTTCCCAGCAGCATTTGCTCAATAAATGTcataaagatgaaaacaaaaaactgtgtcTTGTCATTTTATGTGCATAAAAGCATGCTTTACGATCCCATACAGGAGTCAATCATGATATTAGAGTAAGTTACATATGGTACAATGACTTATAGCCATGAAATGAATGGCTTTATATTTAAGCTTAAATTACAGAATATTTCCCAACTTTTTAAATACACTTGCCTCTTGTCACCAAACAATGTAGACAACTTACAATAAACACaagttatatttaatttattaaaaaaaagatcagtgcCTATAATCCAATCCATCCCTCTCTATTGATAGCCCACATGTAtcatataattaattaattaattaattgtatATAATTTTGCTTTAATTCTCTAGCAGATTCACTTCTTGTGGTCACATTATTGCATGCCTTATCAATACTGAGGGATAGTATTCAGACGACAATGATCTTTTTCAGACAGGTTTTAAgtatttataatttataatgTTATCTATTCATATAAAGTTGTTCCTGGCTGTAGATTGGAATCATGTCATTAATCACTGAAGtggttattttaaattaagaaaaccCTGTGAGATGACATTTCACTGTCCATGCTGAAAGGATGGGCAGAGATTTATTTCCCTGCATAACGGCTAATGTGTAGCTGAGAGCTTTTTCTCCAGCTCCAGATTTGATCGATGATCTGCCTGACTTTCTTGCCAagaggttttaaaaatgtgactttgtttttttgtcaacatcATAAAGCACGAGAAGTGATGGGAGATGATAGTGCTGACTGGTTTGGGTGCAAATAAGTATCTGCAACGGTGTCTAAGGAAGTTTTTTAACGGCTCCATaactgctgctgcagagtgtCTAATGTTTAAACAGTTTATGTCTACACAGCAGagtaaaaaaacagagcagctgatgGGTGCAAGATGTCAGAGGACAATATGTAGCAGCATTTGGAGGGGATCTTGTGCCATTAGGGGAGACTATAGATGTAGACTAGAAAGTATACTGTTAATACAAGCCCCTCTGTAAAAGAAGGCAATAACTTTATCATGTTTCTAGATGTGATAAGTATAACTTTCAGTTTATTAATTCCACATGGAAGTATTCATTATCATGTGTCTTAGTGTATCTGTAAAATCGTGCAAGTATCCAATGGCTCTAATAGACACGGCATGTGTATCTAGTAATCTGTCTCTGTTCTCAGACACATTACCTGAGAAACAGCTTTGTCATCCCAGACAAACACAGGACACCTGGAGGGTCCCAGAAGCTCGGTGTTCTGTCCTTTGCTCCACCCCTTCTGCATGTTAATCTTACAGTGGAGAACAAGCTTTAGAAAGCCAAATTCAAAACGCACAATAGCTCAATTATGTACTCAACTTCTTCTGGTATGATAAGAAACTTATGGTTGCTATTGGTTAGCTATTAAGTGAACTTGTCATTAAATATGTGTCATAGTTTACATGTTTGAGTCACTGACTTCCTAAATATTCCCTTAAATATATGCACACTCCtatgcaggggcgtgtccagacttttttgactggggtggcctaACTGGGGCCTAACTGCGACTTAAGCAGGGGAggcctgaagtgtgatgtggacctacacacatgcatatcaattatttaccctttctaacTTCAACAGTCAAAGCTACAttataacacaagataatggaAACATATACATCAACTTAGCTACCTAATTcattaatgacacaaaaagaaaatgtctgttcaaattcacaatttaaagtacttaagAAATGCTTGCAAACTCCTGTACACTGTCTTAagtaaaaacaccaaaaaatggCAGTTAATTATGTGTAAGACAGCATGCATTACTTTCCAATAAAACAAGTATGTTTTATAAAATAGATGTGtcaagtatttatttacaatgtCAAATACAAGCAAAAAAATAAGCAACCTAACAGCAGCCATTTGCAAAAAACCCAACAGAAGAGTCACTTTtgacaaggcaaatagccaatcacagttgaCTTTTTTTGGGGTGGCATCTGGCgtgaccaatcagatttcaagggtgGCCCATGCCAACCCTCTGGACACGCCTCTGCTCCTATGATATATAATACACATCTTATTGTCACTTGTGGCTTTTAGCTTCTTTTATCAAGTAACTTGTTACATGCTGGACTTTTATTTGTTCCTCAAAGACAAACTGTTACTATTTGTTGAATATTTGGACGTAAAACACATTCATAAAGATTTCTGCagggtcagtttttttttaaatttttttataaacatcaaTTTCATCAGTCCTGTTAGAGAAAATAGGTAAAAGTACCATTATCACTTGTCTAACATTGGTAATAAAAtcctttgtatgtttttgtgttttgtcaaaGTTATAACTcagtgacattttaaaacaaaaaggatatTAATATCTGTCATTTGTGACAAAAcctttataaaaacataatactgtatatattaattaaaaaaaacattatcaaagactagcaaaatgtattaaattaaatCTATTAGCCTATCAGTAAGTTCGGACTATAATTAATCAGCCAATTAATTTGCcaaattttaaacaaaagatTCAAGCTCAATAAATGCATTCCAATAtcttacttcctgtttacatccatCTACATACTATGTGAAATTAGGTCAAGAAAGAAAGCACAACAAAAACTTTCACACCCTAATAGTATAAGGAGTGACaaaaaggtgtgtttttttagtgttgcatcaataaatatgaatgaagtgaatAAGTTTGAACATTTCCTAGCATCATTGTTAACGGGGGGTTGTTTGAAAACCATTGAACTACAAGTTAAATACTGCCTTACAGATATACAGATGAAGAAGCTTCATCATAAGAGGAAAGTCGCTTGTTTCTAACCTTCTGTTTGGCTTGAAAACGTAGGATTGACCCAATGACCCAAGCATGCTCATAGGTTGGATGAGAATCAGAAAAGCGGTTTATTGCTAAGTAAGTTCACGGATACAAATAATTTGATTAGTTATTTGGTGCAAGATGATGCAACTTTACCATTTATGTTCTCTATCTGTCAGGACTTTATCTTTTTACTCCACCACATTAAAAATCAGAGACACACATGGCTTTAGGAGGTGTTTTATTTAACCACCAAAACCTCTCACACCCACTTATACATTCAGCATCTATACATCTTAGAATCATAATTGTGCAACCAGAACTATACAGAGTATTCTGGATATTTGCAAGCAGTTAACCTTGATTTGTTGCTGTAAATGGCTGGACTGTTTTATTGAGCACCATGTTAACAAGCAGTACTGACAGGACAGTGTAGATGCTGCTACTGGTTATTGAGCTAATGGACAGACTTGACTGAAGTTTGCTGGTGCTAAAGGCTTACTTTTTAGCCTTTGTGCTCTTTTCTTCAGCAGCTTTAGGTTCAGCagccttttcctcctctttctcctttttggtGTCAGCTTTGTCTTCGGCTTTCGGAGTAGCTATGGCTTTGTCAGATTTGGCGTCATCTTTGCTGTCTTTCTTGGCATCAGCTTTTTCTTCCTTCGCGtcgctctttttttcttcttccttctcctgtttttcttctgcttttgcTTCTTCGTCTTTGTCCTCTGCCTCTTCAGGTTTCACCTCTTCTTGtgcttcttcttgttcttcagACTCGCCTTTATCACCTCCTTTGTCGTCTTTCTCGCCCTCGTCTTCAGCTGCCTCGGTCACTTCCTCTTTTTGCTCCTCCTCATCACCACCTATATCAAAAGGTGAACAAATTCATATGATGTGTCGTCATGGCCAATAGCATTTGAATAATATTGAGCAATTAAagattatagaaaaaaaaacattgcactaaccctcttctccctcttttgcctcctcctcttccttagtctccccctcttcttcttcgcccttgtcaccctcctcctctcctccctcttcctcctccttttcttcttcctcctttgcctcctctgtctcctctcctccctcctcttccttttcctccttttcctcctctacctcttcttcctttatttcttcctcctcctcttcctccttctccttctcctcctcttcctctgctggtGGGCTGGCTTCTGCCTGCTGGGCGTGGCTGGCAGAAATGGTGCCATCGGTGGTGCTGACGCTGGAGCTGAACAGGCGTGACGTCATCAGGTAGGAGGTGCCAGAGCTCAGGCTGGAGAGCACAGGTCGGGTGAAGGAGGGTGCTGAGAAACTGTGGCTGTATAGAGAGGACACGCCCCCAACATTGAAGCGGGTCTCCTCCCCCTCGAGCAGCTTCCTGCACAGGTTGGACAGATCAGTGAAACAGATTAATTGTTCAATTAATGGTCAATTTAAAGTGATTTCCATAAGTTGTGAGGAAAGCTAATCATGTGTttgataaaaacactttttctccctttctatgctaagaaaaaaaaaaaagttgcactcTGACCTACAACTTGGTCCCTGGTAAATGAATGTGAACTAATCATGCCTTAAATACCCATGTTAATGAACCTCTTCAACCTTCTAACATGTGGGTGCCACCATTTATACAAATCCTGTAACTACTTcaacattaaacataaaatcaaaactaCTAAAGAATTCAATCTCTAcgattctttacattttcagaaatcTATTAAGATTGCCCCTCGTCACTCTACTGTCACCTGTATGCAGCAATCTCAATATCCAGAGCCATCTTGACATTCAGGAGGTCCTGGTACTCTTTCAGGTAGTGAGCCATCTCCTGTTTGGTGCCCCCCAGCTCTGACTCCAACTCTCCAATGGTGTCctagatggaaaaaaacaaacaaacagtcaagTCTTTGATGTGACACACATGCAAGGACATATAACATGTAAAGTAAACCTTGAATTTGAAAGATTAATGTCACATAAAGGAAGAGTTCTGAATATTAAATAACATGTCAGACAACACCGGCAGCCCCTTCTGACCTGCATAGCAGCGATCTCTGCACTATGTTTCTCCTCCATCTCATTCAGCTGCTTCTCCAGGGATTCATTGAGGCCTCTACAGGCATCGATCTCCAGCAGGCGGGTCTGGAGCTGGCGTCGGTACTCTCCTGCTTCGTCCTTGGAGCTTCTCACTGCGTCACTGTGCTGGGCCACTGTCTCAGTCATGGATCCCACTTTCCCTCTGAACCACTCTTCTGCTGCCTGCATGTTCCTGGATGCCAGCCTTTCGTACTGGGACCTGATGTCCCTTAGAGCTCCGGAGAGGTCAGGGGTCGCGGCCTCAGATTCCACCGCCACCTGGACACCCAGCTGGACCTGGGCCTGAAGCTCAGCCACCTCACTCTCATGGATCCTCTTGAGGAAGGccagctcctccagcagagTTTCGATGCtcttctccagctctgccttgGCCAAAGAAGCTTGATCAGCCTGACCGCGCACGTCCATCAGCCTGCCCTCAGCAGCCTCACGAGccagcacctcctcctcatATCGACCCTGCAGGGCAGTCAGGGTTTGCTCCAACCGCTCTCTCTGCCCAAGGGCAGCCTGTTGTTCCGCCCTGGCCTCATCGACAGCCGCCCTCAGGGCCCGGGCCTCCTGCTCGTACAGAGCTCTCAGACGGGATGGCTCAGTGTGCCTCTGCCTGAGCAGCATCAGCTCTGCTTCCAGAGCCCGGTTTTGCTGCTCCAGGTCACGCACCCTTTCGATGAAGCCAGCAAAGCGGTCATTGAGATCCTGAAGCTGGCCACGCTCTTGGGTGCGAACGGCACGGAATTCTGAGCTGATCTGTGCCGCCTGGCTGAGCTCCAGCTCCAGGGAAGCGGCCCGGGAGGAGGACGAGAGCTGCACCCGGCCAGGAGAGGAGTACTGCAGACGGGAGGAGGATAGCGGCGAGGCATGGGAAGAGTAGACAGAGTGAGTCCTCCCTCTTGTCATCATGACACGTTGGGGAGCCTCGACATACCAACGTCTGTATGACGAGGGGGAGTAGTAGGGGTCATATCCAATGCTACTCATGGCTGTTTGTTTGGAGGACAGgctgctctccctctcctctctgtgtatgtgtgtgtgtgtgtgtgtgtgtgtgtgtgtgtggaggtgtaTGAAGGGCTCAGGTTAAAGCCTCGACTGCCTTCTACTGCAGCAGCCCGGGCTTTTATAGCAGGACGGTGAGCTATGACGCAAGCGCTTTCCTCCAAACTCTGACAACGCAGGCTCTATATAGGCTTACACTGCACCGGCAAGAAAAGAGACGGAGAGGGACCATGGGAATATGTGTAGGAGGGAAAAGAGTCCAAACAGAAAGATGTAAAGACATTGGGGGAAGAGATTGCAAAACTACACATTTGTCTTGCCCTGATTGgcatttaaagtattttccaaCCCAGTTTAGTTGCTATTTCACATTGTAAAAagatacaaacagacaaacaaaacaaaacaagtagaTCAGAAAACATTGTGTGCAGAAAGACAAATTGAGAAAGAAAATTGTTAACTTATACAATGACcaaagaaaaactgcaaattAATGTGATGgatgtagatttatttttatgtatcaTGTGGGGAAATTTCATACATACTAAACCATACTTGCTGTGGTTTTCTCACTGcaggggagagagcgagagagagagagagagagagagagagggagagagagagagagagggaggtgtgtCCTGATTTAACAATTGTGACACAGCAACTCTCTGTCTGGTGGCGAGCAGAACTGCAGGCACGACCTCAAAAGACCTgcagtgattaaaaaacaaaacaccaccCAAACAGAAAGGTAAGAGGTTAGAGACATGGGTAAACTATCAAACTTATGAAATGAAATACTGCTAAATCTGCAAATCTATTGCAAATATAAATTCGATAATATAAATCAATAAGGTCCACCTTGATGATGTGGTATTTGTAAATTAATTTAACAGATTCCATTAATTtccttttaaattacacattcaCAACTTTGTTGTTGTCTGACTTCTTCTGGCTCTGCATAAGGACCTCATGAAAACTAACAGTAAATATACAGGCAggcagaaacacaggcagaAATGAAAGTGTTTGGTTTTTCCATGTCCTGAACCCTTCAGTAATTTAGTAGGGATTTATAATTAAAGTCCTGAATTATAACTACATTTAATTAACTGTACCAATGAAATAAGACACATGAAATGTGTTgctatgagttttttttttgtgacatgttttaaaataatattgattcataattaaaaagaaaatgggtctaatttttttttttagcgtgAAAGAAGATGTTTTAGTTTGGTATTTCAGTTGTGTAAAGGGGAACAGTAcctctcctctgcagctcaGACACCCAGGCAGGTCTTTTACACCAAGTTGCTGACAtgcatttttattctttgtgtgtcaggtgtgtgtgtgtgtgtgtgtgtgtctgcagggatGGCGTAGCTCTGTGAGAGTTAATGGGGAGAAATTCACCTTGTTAAAGAAGCATGTTTAACAGAAGTGTATTGCAGCGTTTTGCAGcagtgtctctttttctctctgttttgtgtATTTGCATGATTCATATAATAATTTGCATATGCAGCAACGGCCCTCTGTGATCACAGAAAGTGCTGTGCCTGAACAGAGGGGAGGCAGGCAATGAAAGGTGGGGGACTGGAGGAGGATCTGCATGGACTCTGCTGCAGCCTGAGTCATCGTAACATTTGTGATCACACAAACTCCCCTGTGCACTCATTCCCACCCTCACAGCAGTCCCACATTCTGCATTTTGTCTGCATCTTGGCAGACAAGATGCTTACAGGACCTGGGGAAATGAAAGAAAGTCGATAATGAACATCTCTTCACAAGCTCATTAGCTCACTTAAAGTGATAATTTAAAGGTTGTTGCTTTGGTAATGACTTAATTCCTGCTTTTAAAAATCCTTGTTCCTCAGGCCAAAAAGAAACCTTGTTGTGCATGAATTCCAAAGCCTCCaaactcaaaataaaatccactaCTCATCCTTTTCTGTAGTGTAAGATGCAGCTCCGCTTACTGAACTTATATAAATCTATTTCTGCACAAAGGAGAAGTGTAAAATGATGTGTCATTTTACAGTCACAGCGTTCTATACTGTTTGACCTCAAAGGCATATTCTTACCTTTTGCCACTAGGGGCACACAAacttaaatacagacacacacgaacacactgtatactgtatatatgatGTATGTTCCTTCACACATTCTGACTAAAAGCTTGAATATGGTGAATTAGGGTTTGTGTTAGGAGCAGCATGTCAGATGTGCTCACAGTCAGCACTGGCTGCCCCCAAGGCTGTGTTCTTTCCCCTGTGTCATTTTCTCTATTTACAAATGAATTTAAGATcaatggcaacaaaaaaaaaatcactttatttaaacatgCTGATGATATGACCCTTGTAGGCCTGTTACAGAAAAACAAGGCTTCTGGTGAAGCTGCGTATTCACTCCGCATAAAGGCCCTGGAGACATGGTGTCACACCAGCCGGCTGTAGCCAAGACAAAAGAATGAATTATCTGCACTTAACAAGATATATAAGCTGAGTCAGTTTCACTTGACAGCCAATTTGTTGAAACTGTGGAATACTTGAGTATACCTTGGCACAGTTTTGAACTGCCAGCTGAGCATCCCTGAAAATACAGAGTACATCTTCAAGTCTGAaagtgtgaaagaaagaaagaaagaaagaaagaaagaaagaaaggaagaaagaaagaaaggaagaaagaaagaaagaaagaaagaaagaaagaaagaaaggaagaaagaaagaaaggaagaaagaaagaaagaaagaaagaaagaaagaaagaaagaaagaaagaaaaaaagaaagaaagaaagtggacTTGGTGTCAGTCAGCACATTTAAAACGGGTGTACCCATCTAACT from Labrus bergylta chromosome 17, fLabBer1.1, whole genome shotgun sequence encodes the following:
- the nefma gene encoding neurofilament, medium polypeptide a, yielding MSYTADTIGSPFRRTMDTRTSYGYSRSGSTPSSGFRSQSWSRASPGSTMTTSYKRSVNVPVSRAYSSTVLSSADSVDYNQTSILNGDYKRSNEKEQLQGLNDRFVVYIDKVHFLEQQNKQIEAEIQALRQKQVSRSQLGDLYDQELQELRSMLEQIHHDKAQVQLDTDHIEEDIQRLRDRFEEEARIREETEAIIRVLKKDTSDSELMKSELEKKVQSLQDEIAFIRNNHEEEVSELIAQIQASQVTVERKDLQKADITEALREIRCELEGHSNQNLQQVEGWFMCRYAKLTEAAEQNKDAIKSARDEINDYRRQLQSKTVELESVRGTRESLERQLNDIEDRHNSDLASLQETIHQLDNELKSTKWEMARHLREYQDLLNVKMALDIEIAAYRKLLEGEETHFSTFPYRQATKISKSKSDAPKLKVQHKFVEEIIEETRVEDDKTDIDEALAEIAQELSAKLGDEGEEEEGDEQGEGAEAEGEGDEGEGEVEEEEVVAATEAKVSSSAPTKDEEEDDDDGKGDEEDEEEGEGEEEGEKEEEGEGDDEGEKGDDAEGGDEGQEGGEEEEEVEETVLCSKTPESKASPDKEKAEDKEASGGEEDAGAEAEGGDQDEDAGSDKASKSDDEKEDADKGKKEEKDEKKVKEEKSDEVIAKAEAPKTESAKSEAQKEEPAKKEEPAQKEEPAKKEVSKPTSLKPESPKPASPKSESPKPESPKSESPKPSSPKPDSPKEDSPKTGSPKPSSPKSESPKSESPKPGSPKAESPKKETAKPEAPKAAEEKSEKTSDSTEDKKLEKKDVAMNGDVDKSSPEEKGKKDEDKESDVIANGVDESPVKDDGSQKVVITKTVETITTGEDGSKHVTKSITVTETMKEVEEVEELVQEKLVTSKKTEKHSTQSVKQVTEAD
- the nefla gene encoding neurofilament light polypeptide, whose translation is MSSIGYDPYYSPSSYRRWYVEAPQRVMMTRGRTHSVYSSHASPLSSSRLQYSSPGRVQLSSSSRAASLELELSQAAQISSEFRAVRTQERGQLQDLNDRFAGFIERVRDLEQQNRALEAELMLLRQRHTEPSRLRALYEQEARALRAAVDEARAEQQAALGQRERLEQTLTALQGRYEEEVLAREAAEGRLMDVRGQADQASLAKAELEKSIETLLEELAFLKRIHESEVAELQAQVQLGVQVAVESEAATPDLSGALRDIRSQYERLASRNMQAAEEWFRGKVGSMTETVAQHSDAVRSSKDEAGEYRRQLQTRLLEIDACRGLNESLEKQLNEMEEKHSAEIAAMQDTIGELESELGGTKQEMAHYLKEYQDLLNVKMALDIEIAAYRKLLEGEETRFNVGGVSSLYSHSFSAPSFTRPVLSSLSSGTSYLMTSRLFSSSVSTTDGTISASHAQQAEASPPAEEEEEKEKEEEEEEEIKEEEVEEEKEEKEEEGGEETEEAKEEEEKEEEEGGEEEGDKGEEEEGETKEEEEAKEGEEGGDEEEQKEEVTEAAEDEGEKDDKGGDKGESEEQEEAQEEVKPEEAEDKDEEAKAEEKQEKEEEKKSDAKEEKADAKKDSKDDAKSDKAIATPKAEDKADTKKEKEEEKAAEPKAAEEKSTKAKK